In Elaeis guineensis isolate ETL-2024a chromosome 1, EG11, whole genome shotgun sequence, a genomic segment contains:
- the LOC105038906 gene encoding uncharacterized protein gives MVYNITRATRYPYHLSPQPARKEITRAREVMEPTGLRTLNLRCSPVYLRPRSPIRPALLADLSENKPSRPPISHKTSLFLHSAASPKPLSCSLQAVERADANTSCNGPAKGVNEVSRDKLLQVVLVSPQIPGNTGSIARTCAASAVGLHLVEPLGYKVEDSKLKRAGLDYWPYVVVKIHGSWAEFRDYFRQQDGEKRLLAFTKRGTSIHSDFSYQRGDWLVFGSETCGLPPEVLVDCSTEGLGGGTIRIPMVETYVRCLNLSVSVGVALYEASRQLNYEQLQCPPEAGSESQAFFMKEDIFG, from the exons ATGGTGTACAACATAACACGAGCCACTCGTTACCCCTACCATCTCAGCCCGCAGCCGGCGAGAAAAGAGATAACCCGGGCACGAGAGGTCATGGAACCGACCGGCCTCCGAACCCTAAACCTGCGGTGCTCGCCGGTGTATCTCCGTCCTCGCTCCCCTATTCGTCCCGCTCTCCTAGCAGACTTAAGCGAGAACAAGCCCTCGCGGCCCCCAATATCCCACAAAACCTCGCTCTTCCTCCACTCCGCTGCGTCTCCCAAGCCTCTCTCCTGCTCTC TTCAGGCAGTTGAAAGAGCTGATGCAAATACCAGTTGCAATGGTCCTGCTAAAGGTGTCAATGAGGTTTCACGTGACAAACTTCTTCAAGTAGTGCTTGTTTCTCCTCAG ATTCCTGGAAACACTGGATCCATTGCGAGAACATGTGCAGCATCAGCTGTTGGCCTACATCTTGTCGAG ccCTTAGGATATAAGGTAGAAGATTCCAAACTCAAGCGTGCTGGATTGGATTATTGGCC ATATGTGGTTGTGAAGATTCATGGGTCGTGGGCTGAATTTCGAGACTATTTCAGACAACAG GATGGAGAAAAACGACTCCTGGCATTTACCAAGAGAGGCACAAGCATCCACTCA GATTTCTCGTACCAACGAGGTGACTGGCTAGTATTTGGTTCTGAGACTTGTGGGCTGCCACCAGAAGTGTTGGTTGACTGCAGCACGGAAGGTCTTGGTGGTGGAACCATCCGAATTCCAATGGTTGAAACTTATGTTCGGTGCCTGAACCTCTCAGTCAGTGTGGGCGTTGCTCTGTATGAAGCATCCAGGCAGCTGAACTATGAACAGCTTCAGTGCCCACCTGAGGCTGGATCTGAGAGCCAAGCATTCTTTATGAAAGAAGACATTTTTGGGTAA
- the LOC105039021 gene encoding receptor protein kinase-like protein ZAR1 codes for MVGCSAFIFLFLFFALPAASLTTDGLALLALKSAISSDPTGALDAWLDSDRDPCGWFGVTCRRGRITAIALSNRSLEGYLPSELSLLSALHTLSLSCNRLSGPIPAAIASLRSLTALDLSHNNLSGPIPAGIGALGSLSHLDLSSNLLNGSLPPAFAVLPRLSGVLNLSSNSFSGPIPPEYGTIPVAVSLDLRWNNLSGEIPQVGSLVNQGPTAFAGNPGLCGFPLKNPCPGGPNKQDPESPQANPNFKSSSPVPRPTEAEKRRRPAVTVPILAGIVLAAVFSIMVLQWQFRRRRAAGEGKASKKGKGGSAEAAKERRKGQTGEIYVAVDEGFGLELEELLRASAYVVGKSRSGIVYKVVIGRGSAVAVHRLSEAEDGEGKGDEWRRRRAFESEVATIGRARHPNVVGLRAYYYAPDEKLLIYDYIPNGTLHAALHGGPLNPTAPPLPWATRLAIVQGVARGLAYLHECSPRKYVHGNIRSSKILIDDELQPYISGFGIARLISGQLGSKKPVAAAGRGTYLAPEARAAGAALTQKGDVYAFGVVVMEVVTGRAAAGGGGEAELEGWVRRAFMEERPLSEVVDPALLHEAHAKKQVLAVFHVALGCTEADPELRPRMRAVAENLDRLGSAH; via the exons ATGGTCGGGTGCTCCGCCTTTATCTTTCTCTTTCTATTCTTCGCCTTGCCGGCGGCGTCGCTGACCACTGACGGCCTCGCCCTTCTCGCCCTCAAGTCGGCCATCTCCTCCGACCCGACCGGCGCCCTCGACGCCTGGCTCGACTCCGACCGGGACCCCTGCGGCTGGTTCGGCGTCACCTGCCGTCGCGGTCGCATCACCGCCATCGCCCTCTCCAACCGCTCCCTCGAGGGATACCTCCCCTCCGAGCTCTCCCTCCTCTCCGCCCTCCATACCCTATCCCTCTCCTGCAACCGCCTCTCCGGGCCCATCCCTGCCGCCATCGCCTCCCTTCGAAGCCTCACCGCCCTTGACCTCTCCCACAACAACCTCTCCGGCCCCATCCCTGCCGGGATCGGCGCCTTGGGCTCCCTCTCCCATCTCGATCTCTCCTCcaacctcctcaacggctccctCCCTCCGGCCTTTGCCGTCCTCCCGCGGCTCTCCGGCGTGCTCAATCTGTCCTCCAATTCCTTCTCCGGCCCTATTCCTCCGGAGTACGGAACCATTCCGGTCGCCGTGAGTCTCGACCTCCGGTGGAACAACCTCTCCGGCGAAATACCCCAGGTTGGATCCCTTGTTAATCAGGGCCCCACCGCCTTCGCCGGAAACCCCGGCCTCTGCGGTTTCCCGCTCAAGAACCCGTGCCCTGGCGGCCCCAACAAGCAAGATCCCGAAAGCCCCCAGGCGAACCCCAATTTCAAATCTAGCTCCCCCGTCCCCCGCCCGACCGAGGCGGAGAAGCGGCGGCGGCCGGCGGTGACGGTTCCCATCCTCGCCGGCATCGTGCTGGCCGCCGTCTTCTCGATCATGGTGCTCCAGTGGCAGTTCCGCCGGAGGCGCGCGGCGGGAGAGGGCAAGGCGTCGAAGAAGGGTAAGGGCGGGTCCGCCGAGGCGGCAAAGGAGCGGCGGAAGGGGCAGACTGGGGAGATCTACGTGGCGGTGGACGAGGGGTTCGGGCTCGAGCTGGAGGAACTCCTCCGGGCCTCCGCCTACGTTGTGGGGAAGAGCCGGAGCGGGATCGTGTACAAGGTGGTGATAGGCCGGGGTTCCGCGGTGGCAGTGCACCGCCTCAGCGAGGCCGAGGACGGCGAGGGCAAGGGTGACGAGTGGCGGCGGCGGAGGGCGTTCGAGTCGGAGGTGGCGACCATCGGCCGGGCCAGGCACCCCAACGTCGTGGGCCTCCGTGCCTACTACTACGCCCCGGACGAGAAGCTCCTCATCTACGACTACATCCCCAACGGCACTCTCCACGCCGCCCTGCACG GTGGACCCCTGAATCCGACGGCACCGCCGCTTCCGTGGGCAACCAGGCTCGCGATAGTGCAAGGGGTGGCCCGGGGATTAGCTTACCTCCACGAGTGCAGTCCCAGGAAGTACGTTCATGGGAACATCAGGTCCTCCAAGATCCTCATCGACGACGAGCTCCAGCCGTACATCTCCGGCTTCGGTATCGCCCGCCTCATCTCGGGGCAGTTGGGGTCAAAGAAGCCCGTGGCCGCGGCAGGGCGGGGGACGTACCTGGCGCCCGAGGCGCGGGCCGCGGGGGCAGCGTTGACCCAGAAGGGCGACGTATACGCGTTCGGTGTGGTGGTGATGGAGGTGGTGACGGGACGGGCGGCGGCGGGAGGCGGCGGAGAGGCGGAGTTGGAGGGTTGGGTGAGGCGGGCGTTCATGGAGGAGCGGCCGCTGTCTGAGGTAGTGGATCCGGCGCTGCTCCACGAGGCGCACGCCAAGAAGCAGGTGCTGGCGGTGTTCCACGTGGCGCTCGGGTGCACCGAGGCCGACCCGGAGCTAAGGCCCAGGATGAGGGCGGTGGCGGAGAACCTCGACCGGCTCGGCTCGGCGCACTGA